A stretch of DNA from Glycine max cultivar Williams 82 chromosome 18, Glycine_max_v4.0, whole genome shotgun sequence:
aaccagAAAACGTACGTGATCAATTTTGGCtctttttacacttttaaatttttatatatgtttatttgatattagttCCGAAGCGCAGGCTATGGTGGGGAAATATATTTCTGTGTGTTTGGTGCACAAAGATGAATAACCGAATATGGTAAGTTCTAgggtttttaaatatttgaatattttatttaagtcaacagaaaaagacaattttgccattttttttaaagcataaacaactgaataataaataatcCATTGATAGAATTTCAGGCATCTTAAACAAAACCAACAAGGATAGTATGAGAGTAAGTACTGCAttctctaaattaaattaactcataaaaataattataatagtaAATCTTGAGAGTGACACTTTAGTCTTCTTCCGTGGCTGTTTCACCGCTCTTCTTGTTATGCTTCCTGACGTACCTCTGGTTCATCAGAAATTATGGATCCATCCCTTACGAGTTTGGTGGAAGTGTCGCGTGTCTCTTCGCCTATTTGATGTCATTCTTGTGGGCCTCaacaaatcataattaaataaaattaaaaaaattcttaaccaAAGGAAACTAAGACAATAACATGTCTGCCAacattttgtaataaaataattaataataaataagggtataaaagtaaaataacccATCActatcaaaaattaattaactgatGTAAAAGGTTGGAGAGACCAAATCCAATGGTTTAATATAAAGATCATCAATCTAACGGTGAGTAATCTTCATTGTTATCTTTGTGCATCAAACATAAAGAATTTTACTTTCCCACGGTAATCTAGACATAGCATTGGGGCGGGGTGGGAATGAGTATTGTCTTCCTAGTTTCTGATCCTGACGTCCCAACATATACTAGTATTTGTCGGGTGAGAATGAGTATTGTCTTCCTAATCTCTGATCCGTCCCAACATATACTTGTATCCCATCTTCCCCTGAcgagttaaaatatattacctCATCCTCCGTCGGTTATCTCGGTTCATATttgtaaaaaagttttttttaaaaaaaattatattgaaaatctgattaaaaaaattgattgttacacattttatttttaaaaaaaattaagaaataattaataaaattttaataatttattcatcTGAGCCGGTACGGAAATGGGTATGGGACGGATATTGATATCCTCGTCCTCGACCCCGACCCCGATTAAAAATGTTGGATAATTCTCGAACCTGAACTCATATCCAATTAactcaaatatttttcatcaaaatcGAAACGGATTTAGACGGATACCCACACATACGAGTTTTATTAACATGCCAACGTTAATCGGCACCTAATTCCAATGTCACATATTAGACATGAGTTAATCGGCACCTAATTCCGATGTCACATATTAGACATAAGTTTGAAAGAGAATGTGAATAATACAAATCATCAATGAAACTAGATAAGCCAATAATGTATTGCCTTTTTGAGCTTTTTTTTGTGACAATGAACTAAATACAATATATCCTAATACTATTACACGATGCCTAGCACTGATATCAAATCAATCTCAAGGTAGTTCTGATAGGCGTTAATTCATATAGCTGAATATAACATTCTTTTATGCTGTTTATTTTGTTATCTTTATAATAAAACAAGTTATACTTATTCAATTAACAAAtcatttttacatttataattttaaaatgttaattattagaaTTTCGGTAATATAGAAGTCTCGTGTTAATACAAACATAATGATTAGAATGTAGTTAACTAGAACATGACCCATAAACCAAAAATGGAACGAATTGAGATTTTAATTGAacctttttttatgaagaattacAGAACTGGAGTTAATAAAGACTCACATCTAAGTACAGTGGTTATTACCAGATAGCAAATTTTAGAGTGGGATCACTGGGATGATTTTGGATCGATAATTAGAAGTTATTGAataatcttaataattttttcaaatgattCTTGCACTTTACGAGTGCTGTGACTGGCTTCCACCGATCACTTTGTTTGTAGCTAGTTTCCATCTATTTAATTACTAGATGTTGGGCTTACGTTAGATACTTGGTTGGGCCTCTTATCGACTGCTTGAGCATGAGCCTTTGGGCATTTATTTTGCATCCTGCACCTCCCAAAAAAATTTCAGCAtacaaaaatacttatttacCAGACACTTTCATTCCGAAATGATTATCTTGGAATAAGATATTCTTCCAAAATAGTTATTGCGGAATATGGTTTTTCATATTCCAAAATACCTATTTCAGGTAGGTTTAAGAAGTACTTATtatatttcataataattattctaaaatgtgatttttttattctgaaacataggttttcatatttcaaaataGTTATCCCATAAACATATCTTATAGCAGAATAGTCGTTCTAGAATAGGTGGTAGGagacacccccccccccttccttTCTTCAAACTCAAACATGTGTTGCTAAGCAGTCATGTCATTGTGTGTCGTGTATTCACCTTCACACCACCATGCACCACCTTATTTCGTCAACTTGAGGTCGCCATGTGGAATGGCAAGGAAGGTTTGAACGATAACATTTTTGGTGTAGTCAATGATGATTTGGTGGTCATCGGGGAGGAGATGGTTGATGGAGTACTAGGGGCGGGCGAAAAGGGTGGTGGAGGGGAGTTCAAGCCAAGGGAAGAGGGAGAGTAGGTGTTAATGctgaagatatttttttttatcattgaggCTTTTTGGGAGGTGTAAGATTCATATTGGGAGGTGCAATATACCAATGGTCAGCTTTTGCTTTCATGTTGCATTATTGGATTTCAGTTGAATATGTATCCATTAGTTAGCCATAAACAATTAAAAGGAAAAGGTGTCAAACATTGAAACAAATCACCCTCTTAAAATGTTGAAGCAAAGTttcaataacttattttttcatCCTCAAAAGGGACTTATCAACCTGTCTTATGGTCATTTGTTTCCTTGTCTACCTATTATACCCATTTGTCAACCTCCTCCCATCTTCCACTGTTAACTCATAGTCTTTCTCCAGTTACCTCTTCTAACTTGTTCCTTAAGCCTTTTTCCACagttgtctttttcttttttcagtcTTGATTAATGGTTTAAAGATTATATTTGTCACGACTCATTGATGTAAATATCCCAGGTGGTTACCACCCTTAATTCCCCAACAACCGGTATCATAGTCGATGGTTCAACTTGGTGACTGACTCAttgatgtaaataatttttcacttaTATGATTAAATTGTGGTGTCAGTTTCCCTTGTATGGTTGCTCATGATTCATTGATGTAAATATCTCAGTTGTTTACTCCTCTTCCCCAACAACTGGTATCGGAGTCGATGGTTCGACTTGGTGATCGGCTCATTGTTGACATCTTGATTTTTTATGCAAGTAGGTACTAGGTAGAAGGTATTATTTATAACATCTTTCTCCCAAGTCCTAACGCTAATTTTGGCCCAGTTCTTAAGTAGAAGTTAATAATATTTCAAGTGCCTTCACATTATTGGGTTTTTCGCAAACTGCTATTTGTTGGAGtataagtgtgaggtgaagtcttaCATCGAGTAGAAGTGAAAAAGTTGAGCATCATATAAATGAGGAGAAAACTCATAAACTTGAGCCTTAAGATTTTGGATTAAAGTGTGGTGTCAGGTTCCCTTATATAATTGCTCATGACTCATTGATGTTAAATATCTCAAGTGTTTACTCCTTCCTCCCATCTTCCAGTGTTAACTCATAGTCTTTCTCGAGTTACCTCTTCTAACTCATTCCTTTAGCCTTTTCCACAtttgcctttttcttttttgagtcTTTATTAGTGGTTTAAAGATTATATTGGGCGAACATAAAGACAATTTACCCTCTAGATTTTAAAAATGCCATGCTTTTGGAATCATACAAAATAGAGATTTGACTAATCAGAAGTATAGACTAGGAATGAAATGGAGTTGAAGTAAAAAATTCTGATGCAATTAGAGAATGATATCAAAAAGTTCTATCAAGGTGTTGAtgataaataacattttatgtGTGATTGTGTTAGATTTGGTGACATCTTATGTTTTACACAAATTGATATTTATTGTCTATATCAACTTTCTCCATTAGATTTGCTGACATCTTGATCTTTTATGCAACTAGGTACTAGATAGTAGGTATTGTTTATAACAACTTTCTCTCAAGCCCTAATACTAATTTTGGCCCAATTCTTAAGTAGAAGTTAATAATCTTTCAAGTGCCTTTACATTATTGGGTTTTTATGTTAagaagttgaaataattttaaaaaattttatgttGAATAATTTTAACGAAAATATcgaaatataaattacattgtttcaaaattaattttacaacatTCGTCTAACCAAATATTCACACtccttataaatattttttaatacatcaaattatttaacaaagacataaaagagaaaaaaatacagaGATTCTTTTTCAACAGATGTAGAAGTAGGTATGATgaaaaataatgtgagataaTCGAggttcctataaaaaaaaccagccatattactttatttaaaagataaacatcataaataataattgatgtAAGCTGTGGTAGACGGAtttcaagtttaaatatatttttcatgtgacTTTCTTTAAACAGTTTGTAGAACCACACTATAGTACGATACTTCGTTTTGTATTTGTAgccattattttataaagttgataattattcaattgaaatattgtGCAAAATTTGGGCTGGCTAGAAGCGACGTGTCCCACAAGGTGACAGTGGTTGATATTGAAAATAGCGTAGTGAGTAGCGGTTTGGCGTggcaattatttttataattcgaTAATTCAATGGACTCATTCTACTTGTTTGCATTGAAATACAGCACACCAGTTTGGACTTAGGactgacaatttttttattttttttctaagttggTAAGTAGGATATATAGATATtctacttattttgattcaataaGTTATCTGTAATTGTCAAGAGTTGAAAGTTTTTAATTACTTGATTGTATAATGTAAGAAAAGTAAGAAGATTCAGTGAAATTAAATTGGAATTTGGATTGCGTCCACATCACATGGAAAATAGCGTAGTGTCACTATAATCAACATTCGCAAgggttatttaattaaaattctcgAGCAATATCTGGCACCAACAGAATGGTGACACTTTGCTTTATTCTCTCAAGAGTAACCAGAAAACACTCAAACTATGAAATTTAGGTGACTGCTCATTCTTCATCCCATAGATCATCAAGAAGAGGCTTGGTTGGTCCTTTGATGAGCCTCTCTTGGTGGATTTCACTTATTTTCTTGTAATCATCCTCAGTCAGTGACCAATCAAAAATCCCCAAGTTTTGCTTCATCCTCTCTTTGTCATAGCTCTTAACAACAAAAGTCAACCCTTGTTCATATAGCCATCGAAGACAAATctgcaaaaaaaattgattaattttctgAACATGAAAACACAGtacttcaaatatataaataaaaataatcagaaattaattagtatatagTATATACCTGGGCTGCAGTCTTGCCATGAGCATCTGCCAATTCTTTGATTACATCATTGTCCAGCACAAAATTAGCACCCCTACTAGCACCCTTCCTCAGGGGTGAGAAGGCAGTTACAGTAATACCCTTTTCCTTGCAGAAATCTCTAAGCTTCTGTTGTTGCCACCCAAGGTTAACTTCTACCTGTTAAGGATTGATTAAGGTTTAGTTCGATCAGTGATTTTGATCAGTGGATCAGTCACGTAATTAAACTAATGTGTgattaacttaattattaactaattacTTGATTCACTGCGGGAGGGATGGTAGCAAAAGAGAGCAATTTTTCAAGCTTCTTGATGGAGAAGTTGCTGACTCCAATGGCTTTGGTGAGGCCAAGTCTCTGGCACTCCTCCATGGATCCCCACACACCCTTCATGTCAAATTCCACTATCTCTGATACTTCAATGGGGTACACAACTTTTCCAGGCTTAGTAGCAATGGGCCAGTGGATCAGAAAGAGATCTATGTATTCTAGTTGAAGTGTCCTGCATATGGTGAATTTCAACGCAAAGTTAACACAAATATAGTCagagaaattattacataagtaaatattaattattagcagATTAGCAATGACCTGAGAGATTTCTGCAGGGCAGGAAGAATAGTATGGGCATGGTTATCAGTGACCCACAATTTGGTAGTGATGAAGAGTTGATCTCTGGATGCAATTAGTCCTTGCTTAAGTGCTTCAGCTATGGCTTCTCCCACAGACTGTTCCACACCATAAGCAGAAGCAGCATCAAAGTGCCTGTAGCCCTGCTTGATGGCCTCAAGAACAGCATCTTTTGTGGTAACCGCGCTGGTTGCTTCCGGCGCGGTGCCGAGGCCCATCAGCGGCATCTTCCGCTGGCCGGAGGAGGAGGGGAGAGTGACTTCAGAGACTAAGGTGGTGGCAGCCATTTTGCGGAATGCTATTAACTTGTTGGTGATGGTGATGTAAACAAAAGGGTGAGCATAGCTCGTTTTTATAATGAGAATTTACGATGTGGGTAGGTGGGATTAGTAGTCAAATTGCCAATTTACGATGTGGGTAGGTAGTACTTGATGGACTATCTACTCTCGGGTAGCTGCTGTTGGAATTCGAACACACgaattttgaatattaatttggtcatttttgGATGTACCAAAAACACACATCAGAGTAGAATTCAGCGACACCACTGCTTTTGTGGGTGTGCAAACTTACAAACTTAATTCCTCATGTTAAATATGTTCAAGTTCTAGCGGTAGAATAAATTACTATTTACCATTGAGGTCTGAAATTAACTAATGAAGTACACAATCAaacttttactattttttacacttctatatttttgtgtgtGCTACTTGATATTAATTTTGATGTCGCAAGATTTGAGATTAAGTTGAAAGAGAAACCAACATAATATAATAGATGAGTGACACTATATAGGTACAAAAATGTAGTTATTATTTATCAACGAATAGTTAGTTGATTTGAGTGACTTACTTAAAGATAACTTTTATGTTATCTCTTGTAAAATTAtctgaaaaatttgtttaaagttgtaaaattaattgctaaccaaaagttaaaaagttgatttattaaattataagtatttgataaaactaGTTATTAAAGtaactgaaaaatataaaatgataagaaaataataaaaatatgatttattttaaaaaagataattacaaaattagtttaatatatttaagataaaaataaaaaaatataaaaaaataaaaactacatgataacgttttaaaaaatatattatttcaagtaatatttgaaaaaagttaaaaattactcaaaattgtttaccaaataatttttcaactattaaaaaatattaaaaattaattaaaatatcatacaAATCTTAATCTCAactgttaattattttattataatttattggcTATTATTAGTAGTTTCCATTTCTTATTTTAAGATGTGAtctcatttaaaatatattgtaatttaatGACTATATATAATGTTTCAAATGAAAACATATCTTAAGATTTACGAGTAACTTGGTGATATAGTGAagcttttaaacaaaatttggaACTGGTAGTCTTATTCTAACTAAAGcttttattaaacaaaatttgGGAGTGACTGACGAATTTATTCTGAATAGCAAggcttttaaataaaataaattgactaAATGGAGTGGTCTTGTTCTAATAGGTTACTTCTATAGTTTTATTAAACAACATTTAGAATTGACTCGCTGACTCGGAGGTCATTTTAGTCTAATAGCGAagcttttaaacaaaatttagaatTGACTTGGTGACTCAGTGGTGGTGGTCTTAATCTAACAGTGAAACTTATTAAACAAAATTTCACTTTATATCATATAAGGACATATAAATCAAATTAGTTTTacacaatattttttcattgaacgatataacaaattttaaataaaactaaaatttttctataaaaaatcaGCAAACAACTTTTAACTTAAAGGAGTTTTTAAGTAAATACAAAACAGTCATCactaacatattaattattttttagaaaatatttatttttaacaagataataataattatttttataataaaaaagtttaagaatgattaaatttattttttttatgtcaaaattttaaattttgttatttttacttCAATCTAAATTATTTGTAATGTGTAAAAAGAATACTCACAcagataataatatttataaatatttcattataatttttcatccataaattaagttaaattttaaaaaataatttaacaaaataataggttgtaaaatattttttcataaattttaaattacactATACATTGGTGTGATTGTTATTCTCGAATGCTATAAAGACtactagttatatatatatatatatatatatatatatatatatatatatatatatatatatatatatatgggccTGGCCTCTATGAATGTAGACCCAAAACTATGGCGCAACGTGGCGCGAATCGAAATTATGGCGCGAagagcttcttcttctttattattattattataattataatagttgAAAGATTCTGACACTACACACATTTCTgcatccatggcttcttcactGGGTCGAAGAAGAACCCACGCTCCCAAATCTTCCTCCACCCTAAACGACGACGTTTCCTGCGAGGAATGCGGCGGAGGCCACTCTCCTTCGAAGCTTCTTCTCTGCGACAAATGCGACCGTGGCTACCACCTCTTCTGCCTCCGTCCCATTCTTCCCTCTGTCCCCAAAGGCTCTTGGTTCTGCCCCTCTTGCTCCAATCACAAACCTAAGTGTATGTTTTCTTTGCATGCTtcactttcattttcattcagATCCCAAATCGTTCAAAGTAATGTGTTCAATATTCATGAGCTAGCTTTTAGGGTTTAATTAGGGTTCTCtatacaatttattaattaagctCTGGTGCTTTTGCAAATTGCAGGTTTCCCTCTTGTGCAGACCAAAATCATTGACTTCTTTCGAATCCAACGCTCGCCCGAGGCATTGGCGAACCAAGGTAAGGCGAAACCATTTTCaagattattattgttgttattattatttggattAAAGGTTGGAACTTGAATCTGGTGTGTGGTTTTTAGACACGCGGAAGAAGCGAAAGAGGGGTGGGGGCTTGGTGGTTtcgaagaagaagaggaagctgTTGGCGTTCGTGCCGAGCGAGGATCCGAAGAGGAGATTGGAGCAAATGGCGTCGCTGGCGACGGCGTTGATCGCAACTGAAACGGAGTTCAGCAATGAGCTTACTTACATGCCTGCAATGGCGCCAAGGTCCGCTAATCGCCCTGCTCTTGAGCGCGGTGGAATGCAGGTACCTAATTATTTACTCTAATTATTCTGTGCTTAAATGAAATGATATGTGATGCTATTGGTACCAACAAGTCGTTGGTCCAAGCGGTCCTGGGTTCGGTGTCCTTAAGTTCAAGcttttttaatggaaaaaacGTGGTTGAGATAGGAAACTCCACTAAAGGTGGCTAGCCAGGTTTTCGGGCAAAAATCAGTTATCAACAAAACTGGTGAATACTTTGCACCAACATCACGGTGATAGAAAAAATGTGATGCTATTAGTTGAGAAGGTTTTTGATTTACACGTTGATTGATTGGTTTAGTGAAGCATTCTGTGCAGAGATCAGTGTATTATCATATAACCTTTTAAACTTTAGATTTTTGCATAtgttgagaagctagagttggTCAAGTAAAGAATTTGTGTTTAGAGTTTGTGTGCTTGCTTACATGTGGTAAAATTTTGTTTCTCCCCTTTGTCAATCCAAGGGGTAATATGctagtatatatttttacttcTCACTgcctactttttttaattatcgaAGAAATGAGCATTTTATGTTTCCGGTTGTTACAAAACGCATCTTTTATTCACTATTGCATAAAAGGGATCATGAACATTTGTTTATGTAGAAAAAGCAGGAGCAAAAGatgaatttaaataagaaaaaaagatgttACTTTGAGCTATTGGTGTTTTGCTCCCAAACCTATCCTTATTGATATAGGATTGTGTTCCTTGGTGCAGTTGCTATAACAGAAGTAGAGTACTAATTGGTGATGTCTAAGGAGCACAGACAATTCAAAGTTTGCAAACTGTGCAATATAAATGGAGTGACTCCAATCTAATGTGAAATTATCATTGTTTCTTAGTAAATAAAGTAATTAgctttattttaaattgcaaTCCCCTCAAGATACGTTGGGGTTTTTTTCTGCACTTGTCCATTTGGTTTTGCAATGTACGATGTTTTGTCTAGTTATCTGTACGCACATGTTTGTAAGAATAATGTATTTCATAATAGTCAAGCTTTTTC
This window harbors:
- the CHR5 gene encoding chalcone reductase CHR5; amino-acid sequence: MAATTLVSEVTLPSSSGQRKMPLMGLGTAPEATSAVTTKDAVLEAIKQGYRHFDAASAYGVEQSVGEAIAEALKQGLIASRDQLFITTKLWVTDNHAHTILPALQKSLRTLQLEYIDLFLIHWPIATKPGKVVYPIEVSEIVEFDMKGVWGSMEECQRLGLTKAIGVSNFSIKKLEKLLSFATIPPAVNQVEVNLGWQQQKLRDFCKEKGITVTAFSPLRKGASRGANFVLDNDVIKELADAHGKTAAQICLRWLYEQGLTFVVKSYDKERMKQNLGIFDWSLTEDDYKKISEIHQERLIKGPTKPLLDDLWDEE
- the LOC100775247 gene encoding histone-lysine N-methyltransferase ATXR6 isoform X2; protein product: MASSLGRRRTHAPKSSSTLNDDVSCEECGGGHSPSKLLLCDKCDRGYHLFCLRPILPSVPKGSWFCPSCSNHKPKCFPLVQTKIIDFFRIQRSPEALANQDTRKKRKRGGGLVVSKKKRKLLAFVPSEDPKRRLEQMASLATALIATETEFSNELTYMPAMAPRSANRPALERGGMQVLSKEDTETLNLCKSMMERGEWPPLMVVFDPLEGFTVEADRSIKDLTIITEYVGDVDFLKNRENDDGDSIMTLLSASDPSRTLVICPDKRSNIARFINGINNHTPVGKGKRSRT
- the LOC100775247 gene encoding histone-lysine N-methyltransferase ATXR6 isoform X1 translates to MASSLGRRRTHAPKSSSTLNDDVSCEECGGGHSPSKLLLCDKCDRGYHLFCLRPILPSVPKGSWFCPSCSNHKPKCFPLVQTKIIDFFRIQRSPEALANQDTRKKRKRGGGLVVSKKKRKLLAFVPSEDPKRRLEQMASLATALIATETEFSNELTYMPAMAPRSANRPALERGGMQVLSKEDTETLNLCKSMMERGEWPPLMVVFDPLEGFTVEADRSIKDLTIITEYVGDVDFLKNRENDDGDSIMTLLSASDPSRTLVICPDKRSNIARFINGINNHTPEGKKKQNLKCVRFDVGGECRVLLIANRDITKGERLYYDYNGDEHEYPTEHFV